One window of Planctomycetota bacterium genomic DNA carries:
- a CDS encoding aminotransferase class V-fold PLP-dependent enzyme yields the protein LRDKLEAGIAELCAPVRFNGQDAPRLPNTSNVGFEGLAAEAIVIALSEQGVCISAGAACSSGSMEASHVIQNMRVPEAFAHGSVRFSLGRMNTDADVDAVLAMLPGIIERLRDVMPVMA from the coding sequence AGCTGCGCGACAAGCTCGAAGCCGGCATCGCTGAACTGTGCGCCCCGGTCCGCTTCAACGGCCAGGACGCGCCCCGCTTGCCCAACACCTCCAACGTCGGCTTCGAAGGCCTCGCCGCCGAGGCGATTGTCATCGCTCTGAGCGAGCAGGGCGTGTGCATCTCCGCCGGTGCCGCGTGCAGCAGCGGCTCCATGGAAGCCAGCCACGTCATCCAGAACATGCGCGTCCCCGAAGCCTTCGCCCACGGCAGCGTCCGATTCAGCCTCGGCCGCATGAACACCGACGCCGACGTCGACGCCGTCCTCGCCATGCTCCCTGGCATCATCGAACGCCTCCGCGACGTCATGCCGGTCATGGCGTGA
- a CDS encoding HNH endonuclease signature motif containing protein: protein MKREGRPAIPAEVKRRVRQRCGFGCVICGLPLYEMDHIQPWATEGMHDEANLTLLCDRHHREKTSGLLPIEALKRANTSPRNRRIATTHPYELHYFGEEITCVLGSCSFSSDLAEDTIVAIGALSDELLWFTFWESDLLINAMIPGESGHPAIKIIENELVLHTGEFDIEFVGKSLAIRRSLRGILLKVVFEPPSRISIVRANINMSDFTIDISKHGVRGNRGSHFHDCHVAGVPVGFAFAYDRRGPRAFSVPAKGESD from the coding sequence ATGAAAAGAGAGGGAAGACCAGCCATCCCTGCCGAGGTAAAGAGGAGGGTTCGGCAGCGATGTGGTTTCGGTTGTGTGATTTGCGGGCTTCCATTGTACGAGATGGATCACATTCAGCCGTGGGCAACTGAGGGGATGCACGATGAAGCCAATCTCACTTTGCTCTGTGATCGCCACCATCGCGAGAAAACCTCTGGGCTTCTACCAATCGAAGCTTTGAAGCGGGCAAACACGAGTCCGCGAAATCGGCGAATCGCAACTACTCATCCTTACGAGCTTCACTACTTTGGCGAGGAAATCACGTGTGTGCTTGGGAGTTGTTCGTTCTCGTCGGATCTCGCCGAGGATACGATCGTGGCGATAGGGGCGTTGTCTGATGAGTTGTTGTGGTTCACCTTCTGGGAATCTGATTTGCTTATTAATGCGATGATTCCGGGCGAATCCGGCCATCCGGCGATCAAGATCATCGAGAATGAGCTCGTGCTTCATACAGGTGAGTTCGACATTGAGTTCGTCGGGAAGTCGCTTGCCATTCGTCGGAGCTTGCGGGGCATATTGCTCAAAGTGGTATTTGAGCCGCCATCGCGAATCAGTATTGTCAGAGCCAACATCAACATGAGCGACTTCACGATTGATATCTCTAAGCACGGTGTCCGGGGGAATCGTGGATCGCATTTCCACGACTGTCATGTCGCAGGGGTTCCTGTCGGCTTTGCCTTTGCGTACGACCGGCGCGGTCCTCGTGCATTCTCCGTGCCCGCAAAGGGCGAGTCGGATTAG
- a CDS encoding gamma-glutamyltransferase family protein yields MDTRQPVMGRDVISTSQPLATAAGLAMFERGGNAVDAALAAAIALTVVEPTSNGIGGDLFAIVRHGDTLHGLNASGRAPAAWTPEYFAGRDAVPMTGPDGVTVPGGVAGWSALHERFGSLPFGDLFEPAIRHASDGYPVSPITAAAWSRSEARFGKFDEFRRVFLPAPRAGQVWKSPDHAATLRTIADDRGESFYHGELAAKIATAAGAMATADLAEHTIDWLTDADLPAADGFGVTLREIPPNGQGIAAQVALRLLQHVDPPTDWLSADGVHLQIEAMKLALADLHAHVGDGAGLELLDDAYLAERSKLIDPRRATIAAAGVPKHGGTVYLCAADRAGTMISLIQSNYHGFGSGVVVPGTGIALHNRGVGFTLTPGHPNAVAPRKRPLHTIIPGFAQAAHDGGFDMAFGVMGGPMQAQGHLQMLARLHAGQGLQQACDAPRWQCMGDNRVIVEDAWDNALLADLTQRGHELETKSFEHFGGAQLIRELDDGYESASDWRKDGHAVGR; encoded by the coding sequence ATGGACACCCGCCAACCCGTCATGGGCCGTGACGTGATTTCGACCTCGCAGCCGCTCGCGACGGCGGCCGGTTTGGCGATGTTCGAACGCGGCGGGAATGCGGTCGATGCGGCACTGGCGGCGGCGATCGCGCTGACCGTCGTCGAGCCGACAAGCAACGGCATCGGCGGCGACCTGTTCGCGATCGTGCGACACGGCGACACGTTGCACGGCCTCAACGCGTCCGGACGCGCACCGGCGGCGTGGACGCCGGAGTACTTCGCCGGGCGCGATGCCGTACCGATGACCGGGCCGGACGGCGTCACGGTACCGGGCGGCGTCGCGGGATGGTCGGCGTTGCACGAACGGTTCGGGTCGCTGCCGTTCGGCGACCTGTTCGAGCCGGCGATCCGGCATGCGAGCGACGGGTACCCGGTGTCGCCGATCACGGCGGCGGCATGGTCGCGGAGCGAAGCGAGGTTCGGGAAGTTCGACGAGTTTCGCCGCGTGTTTCTGCCGGCACCCCGCGCGGGTCAGGTTTGGAAGTCGCCGGACCATGCGGCAACGCTGCGGACGATCGCCGACGACCGGGGCGAGAGTTTCTACCACGGCGAACTCGCCGCGAAGATCGCGACCGCCGCGGGCGCCATGGCAACGGCCGATCTCGCCGAACACACGATCGACTGGCTCACCGACGCCGACCTGCCCGCCGCCGACGGATTCGGCGTGACGCTCCGCGAGATCCCGCCCAACGGCCAGGGCATTGCCGCGCAGGTCGCGTTGCGGTTGCTGCAACACGTCGACCCGCCGACCGACTGGCTCAGTGCCGACGGCGTGCACCTTCAGATCGAGGCGATGAAGCTCGCCCTGGCCGACCTGCACGCGCACGTCGGTGACGGAGCTGGGCTCGAACTGCTTGATGACGCATATCTTGCCGAACGCAGCAAGCTGATCGACCCCCGCCGAGCCACGATCGCCGCGGCCGGCGTGCCCAAGCACGGCGGCACCGTCTACCTCTGCGCGGCCGACCGAGCGGGCACGATGATCTCGCTGATCCAGTCCAACTACCACGGCTTCGGCTCCGGCGTCGTCGTCCCCGGCACCGGCATCGCCCTGCACAACCGCGGCGTCGGCTTCACTCTCACCCCCGGCCACCCCAACGCCGTCGCCCCACGCAAACGCCCGCTCCACACCATCATCCCCGGCTTCGCACAGGCTGCCCACGACGGTGGATTCGACATGGCCTTCGGCGTCATGGGCGGGCCGATGCAAGCCCAGGGCCACCTGCAAATGCTCGCCCGCCTCCACGCGGGACAAGGATTGCAACAAGCCTGCGACGCCCCGCGCTGGCAGTGCATGGGCGACAACCGCGTCATCGTTGAGGACGCATGGGACAACGCCCTCCTCGCCGACCTCACCCAGCGCGGCCACGAACTCGAAACCAAGTCGTTCGAACACTTCGGTGGGGCACAACTGATCCGCGAACTCGACGACGGCTACGAATCAGCGAGCGACTGGCGGAAGGACGGCCACGCGGTTGGCCGATAG
- a CDS encoding DUF5009 domain-containing protein, which yields MRERARALDGLRGSAVLLMCFSGILPAALPNVMYHGYYPAYLPNEAGVFEAVPKAFTNQWPALTWVDWVFPMFLFSMGAAIPLALRDKTWRQAVPQVLGRWVLLMLFAVYVGKMVPGQIAAEGMARHWLALLALLPATAVFVRLPKATKSWQRYTVRTVGFAAAVVMVAVFDRGDAPPLQHLDIIILLLAHMYAVSVLLWLATKRRPVVRLLAALPIMLLAHHQAIGVPEWRTFGNTFDPITPGNGWLRLGNGWLEWQRLWDVTWYKFLWLVLPATLVGDWLVAHKPPAKTTRDWLTIALILASVVIVLLGLRHYEHGGVLRTPWVSLITLPLLLLAWRRMHDPLLRRIGAFALVTLGLGLTLAVLPAHGSWFEGGIKKGPPATLSYYLTTLGLSAAALGGLIVWMDVRKWPGFGIAAYVGQNALLAYMAITNLLGPVVALTGVDAWTASFSRWIKFGWACFKTIAFGAIIALLTRLRIVWKV from the coding sequence ATGCGTGAACGAGCGCGGGCACTGGACGGACTACGCGGCAGCGCGGTGCTGCTCATGTGTTTCAGCGGGATCCTCCCCGCCGCTCTGCCGAACGTCATGTACCACGGGTACTACCCGGCATACCTGCCCAACGAAGCAGGCGTGTTCGAGGCCGTACCGAAAGCGTTCACGAACCAGTGGCCGGCGCTGACCTGGGTCGACTGGGTGTTCCCAATGTTTCTGTTCTCGATGGGCGCGGCGATCCCGTTGGCGTTGCGAGACAAGACATGGAGGCAGGCGGTACCGCAGGTGCTGGGGCGATGGGTGTTGCTGATGCTGTTCGCGGTCTACGTCGGGAAGATGGTGCCGGGTCAGATCGCGGCCGAGGGGATGGCCCGGCACTGGCTCGCCCTGCTCGCGCTACTTCCGGCAACGGCGGTATTCGTGCGCCTGCCGAAAGCCACCAAGTCGTGGCAGCGGTACACCGTCCGCACCGTGGGCTTCGCCGCCGCTGTCGTGATGGTGGCGGTCTTCGACAGAGGCGACGCGCCACCGCTGCAGCACCTCGACATCATCATCCTTCTGTTGGCACACATGTACGCCGTGTCGGTGTTGCTCTGGCTGGCCACCAAACGCCGGCCGGTCGTACGCTTGCTGGCCGCGTTGCCGATCATGTTGCTCGCACATCACCAAGCGATCGGCGTGCCGGAGTGGCGGACGTTCGGCAACACGTTCGACCCGATCACGCCGGGCAACGGCTGGCTCCGCCTTGGCAACGGCTGGCTCGAATGGCAGCGGTTGTGGGATGTCACGTGGTACAAGTTTCTCTGGCTCGTGCTTCCCGCGACACTCGTCGGAGACTGGCTTGTCGCACACAAGCCGCCGGCAAAAACCACGCGAGACTGGCTGACGATCGCCCTGATCCTGGCCAGCGTGGTCATCGTGTTGCTGGGCTTGCGGCACTACGAACACGGCGGCGTGTTGCGGACACCGTGGGTCAGCCTGATCACGCTGCCGTTGCTGCTGCTCGCGTGGCGTCGGATGCACGACCCGCTGCTCCGGCGCATCGGTGCGTTCGCGTTGGTCACCCTGGGCCTCGGCCTGACACTCGCGGTCCTGCCAGCGCACGGCTCTTGGTTCGAAGGTGGGATCAAGAAGGGGCCGCCCGCGACGCTGAGCTACTACCTCACGACGCTCGGCCTCTCGGCCGCGGCGCTGGGCGGGCTGATCGTTTGGATGGACGTCCGCAAATGGCCGGGCTTCGGCATCGCGGCGTATGTCGGTCAGAACGCCCTGCTCGCCTACATGGCCATCACCAACCTGCTCGGACCCGTCGTCGCACTGACCGGCGTCGACGCGTGGACGGCCTCGTTCTCGCGGTGGATCAAATTCGGCTGGGCATGCTTCAAGACCATCGCGTTCGGCGCGATCATCGCCCTGCTCACCCGGCTGCGGATCGTCTGGAAAGTGTGA